A segment of the bacterium genome:
TTGGTCACAAAGGTGAACGACTTGTCGGAGTACACGGTGATAATGACCGGTGTCAATATGCCGTTACCACCCTGAGTTTTGGCGTTAAACGCCTTGCAGAACTCCATGATGTTGACACCGCGCTGACCGAGCGCAGGACCAACCGGCGGGGCCGGATTGGCCGAGCCCGCAGGAATCTGCAGTTTGACGAATGCTGTGATCTTCTTTGCCACGTGTAATCTATCCCTTAAAAATACTCTTCATCACGCCTTGGCCTTGACCAGCTCCACCTGGAGGTAATCAAGCTCGACCGGCGTCGGCCGGCCGAAAATGGAAACCATCACTTTGACTTTGCGACGTTCCATATTGACTTCGCTGACCGTTCCGGAGAAATCCTGGAACGGACCATCCTTCACCTTCACCGGATCACCGGCCTGGAACGGAACTTCCTGCACCTCTTCGGTGCGGCTACGGTCGATCTGCCCGACTATCCGCTGTACCTCTTCGAGGCGAAGCGGCTGCGGCTTACCGGCCGCGCCGACGAAATTAGTGATCCCGGGGGTATTCACCACCAGGTTCTGGGTCTCTTTGTCGAGATCCATTTCGATCAGGATATAGCTGGGAAGGAACTTCTTGGTAGAGGTTGCGCGCTTTCCCTGCTTCATTTCCGTCACTTGCTCAGTCGGAATGAGGATCTGACCAAAGCGTTCGGTCAGTCCGGCATTTTCAATGGCGGACTCGAGATAACGCTTGGCCTTGGCTTCATGCCCTGAATATGTATGCGCAACGTACCAACGTAACGTCACTTAACCTCCCAGTGTCCCGCCAAAAATGGTTCGGACCATAAACGTGAGGACTCGATCCACCACGCCGATGAAAATCGCAACCACCAACGACACGATGATCACCACAATAGTCGACCCCTTCAATTCATCCATGGTCGGCCAGGTCATCTTCCGAAGTTCGGCAGCCGTTTCTTTGAGATATCGTTTGATCTTCTCCAACATACTCCTCAATAAAGTCTGGCAGGCCAGGAGGGACTCGAACCCCCAACCGCCGGTTTTGGAGACCGGAACTCTGCCAATTGAGCTACTGGCCTAACACGAACCCTGGTTACCTGGTCTCCTTGTGGGCGGTATGCTTATTACAATGCGGGCAGAACTTACGGAACTCCACGCGTTCCGGATGCAACCGCTTGTTTTTCATCGTGTCGTAATTGCGGCGTTTACAGTCACCGCAGGCCAATGTTACGCGATCTCGTGGCACAATTTCACCAATCTATAAAAGGTCTCTACGTTCTATTCGAGGATCTCGTGAATGACGCCGGCGCCGATCGTACGGCCACCCTCACGGATCGCGAAACGAAGCTCTTTCTCCATCGCGATCGGCATGATCAACTCGATCTCCATCGTCGTGTTATCCCCAGGCATCACCATCTCGACGCCTTCGGGCATCTTCACCACTCCCGTCACGTCCGTCGTACGGAAGTAAAACTGCGGACGATACCCGTTGAAGAACGGCGTGTGACGACCACCCTCCTCTTTCTTCAACACGTACACCTCAGCCTTAAAGCGCTTGTGCGGTGTGATCGAACCCGGCCACGCCAGCACCATCCCACGCTCCAGATCTTCCTTGTCAATACCGCGAAGCAGCAATCCTACGTTGTCACCCGCCTGAGCCTCATCCAGAAGCTTGCGGAACATCTCAACGCCGGTCACCACCGTCTTGCGCGTCTCCCGGATCCCCACCACTTCGACTTCCTGCCCCTGCTTGATGATCCCGCGCTCCACACGACCGGTCCCGACCGTCCCACGACCCGTAATGGAGAACACGTCTTCCACCGGCATCAAAAACGGCTTCTCGACCTCGCGCTTCGGCTGAGGAATGTACTCATCGCACGCCTGCACCAGCTTCTTGATCGGCTCAAACGCCGGATCAGTCGCCGCCGCGCCACCCGCACCGGCAGTCATCGCCTGCAACGCCGAACCACGGATCACCGGAATATCGTCTCCCGGGAAACCGTACGTCGTCAACAGGTCGCGGACTTCCAATTCAACCAGATCCAGCAACTCCGGATCATCAACCATATCTACTTTATTGAGGAACACGATGATGAACGGCACACCCACCTGGCGAGCCAACAAAATGTGCTCGCGCGTCTGAGGCATCGGACCATCCGCTGCGCTCACCACCAGGATCGCGCCGTCCATCTGCGCCGCACCCGTGATCATGTTCTTCACATAATCCGCGTGACCCGGACAGTCAACGTGCGCATAGTGACGATTCGCCGACTCGTACTCTACGTGAGCCGTCGCAATCGTGATCCCGCGTTCCCGCTCTTCCGGCGCATTGTCAATGGAATCAAATGTCCGGATCGCTGAACCCGTCAGTTTGCTCATCACCATCGTGATCGCCGCAGTCAACGTCGTCTTACCATGATCAACGTGACCGATCGTCCCCACGTTCACATGGGGCTTCTTGCGAACAAATTTCTCCTTCGCCATCAGGAACGCTCCTCTGCTGCGTCTACAAGAGCCCAGAACCAGGATCGAACTGGTGACCTCATCCTTACCAAGGATGTGCTCTACCAACTGAGCTATCTGGGCTTATCGTTACCAACGGTACAACTACAAGCCAAAAAAAGCCAAAAGCGGGCGTACCCCGCCCTTGGTGGAACCCAGAAAATATCCGTCCCCCCCGTAAGTGTCAAGGGGTATTTTTGTTGATTCACTGGATAGAAGTAACTGCCCGACTTGGCATTAATGTCCGGAGGGGTAAAATCGTTCCGCCAGGGCCAAAAACACCCGACAGAACAAAGAACTGTCGTTACTTATTTGATAACAACAGCTTAAGTGAATCAAGGGAGGGGACATTCCAGTTTGCACGGTCAGCGTCCGTCGTACTCGAGTCGTACGGATACAGCACTCGATTCCCCTTCGAATCAAGGAAGTTCTGGGTACCGTACTTCTGAGGTAAGCCGTTCTTTATCAAATACTTATCGAGGTACTCGGCGGACAGATGTCGCGCCTCGTTATTCCCTTTTCGAGCCGATTCCAAGGCACAATAGTACGCCAGCATGATCTCCTCCGGTCCGGACGAAGAATCCGAGGATTGGAGCAGAACCGCCGCTCGATAAAGATCGGCTGGCTCAACAATCAAGGCCTGGGCTAATAATTGATAGACCGTCTGGCGATGTCTCAGATCAGCCTCCCGCAACAAATCGACCGGGTAGTCCTTCCAAGATCGCATCTGCTGGTGCTCTTCGAGCATGGACAACAGCTCCGCCGAGACTGGGGATTCTTTTTTGTTCTGGGTCTCTGCCTTGCGCTCGATACAGCCATTCAGCAGAAGAACAGACAACGTTCCAATGAACAGGAATGCGAGACGGAATGATCTGCGTGTCACGGGTGGTCACCGAAAATTAAGAGCGGGAGACGAGGTTCGAACTCGCGACCAACAGCTTGGAAGGCTGTGACTCTACCAACTGAGTTACTCCCGCTGGTTGCCCTGAAAGTACAGGCGAGGCCGGTACCGTGCAAGTGCTTTTTCACTAGTGAAACAGAAGCCATTGACTGGAAGTTCATCCCTTTTCCGAATGGTAATCCGGCGGGACACCCCAGTGAAGTTTGTTCTTCAGCAGTTTGTAGTAAGAGCTTTCCGGAAACGAAACAAACCGCAATTTGAAATCGGCCTTTTTGATGGTGACCGGCTCTCCCTCCCTGACTCCAACCACGATCTGTCCATCCAGCGTCAGGTTGGCAACTCTCCCCCGGCTCAAAACGCGAAGTTCCAGGATATCGTCTCCGGAAAAGATCATCGGGCGGGTGGTCAGCGAAAACGCGGCGATCGGCGCGGCGATCATCGCTTCCATTTTCGGATGCATGATGGGGCCGCCAACTGCCAATGAATATGCGGTCGAACCGGTTGCTGTGGAGATCACCAGTCCATCGGCTTTGTAGGTGACGACATCTTCCCCGTTCACGCGAAGATTGATATCAAGCACGCGACTGCTCGGTCCGTTATCCAATACGATATCATTGAGAGCGGTCGACAGCTCAGTCACTTCTTTGCCATACACCAGTGCTTTCAGCAACATACGCTCGGCAATGGTATACTCCCCGGCCACAACGGCCTCCAGACTGGGGACGATCTGTTCCGGAGTGCGGGTAGTGAGGAATCCAAGCGATCCAAGGTTGACCCCGAGGATCGGCGTACCGGAGGCTCCAACCGATCGTCCAGTGCCAAGGAGAGTCCCATCCCCGCCCATCGAAACGATCATATCTACCTGGTTAGCCAGTTCGTTCTGTGGAACGAACCGCCAGTCGCCGGGGACCGCTTGTTGCAGGTCCGAACAGAGAACAAGTTCATGCTTCTGCTGCTGTGCCCAGGTGAGGACGGTGTCGATCGCCTTGCGGGCGCCGATCCGGGAGAGGTTCGCTATTAGTCCAAAGCGCATAAGACAACATACGAGGTCGATTCGACCAAAATCAAGTCAACAAATATGGAATGCATCTGCGCCTGAAAAGGTCTGTCCGGCTTAGCCGACATTCTTCAGCGAGTCTTTGCGGCGAGAAAAATTGTTGAGGATCAGTCGCTGGAAGAGCGACGCGTTGGTTTTCGCCTGCTGTTGCAGGAATTGTTCGAGCGAGTTGACGATGCCGTCCGTATCCAGGCCGACATCTTTGAGCAACTGGGCGCGGCTTCCGTGTGTGACGAATCCATCCGGGATCGCCAGAGCTTTGAATTTCCCTTCCCACCCGGATGACAACAGATGTTCCGCGATCGCCTGGCCAAATCCACCCCGCAACTGTCCCTCTTCGATAGTGACAATCACGCGGGCGTCAGTCTTGACCTGATCGAGCATCGACTGATCAAACGGTTTGACAAACCGGGCGTTGATCACGGCGATATCGATGCCACGTTCGGCGAACTTTTCGGCAGCCTTAACAGCCGGCTGCACCATCGAACCAACCGCCAATATCGCTACCTGGGACTGACCATTCAGCATCTCCCATTTCCCCCAATCGATCGGCTGAATAGCCTCTTCGATCGGTGTCGGGACGATATCACGAGGATAGCGGATCGCCACAATTCCGTCCTGCGGATGATCAGCGGTGTGGTGCATCATCGCGCGAAGCTCATTCCCGTCTTTGGGGGCACACAGTGTCAGGTTAGGCACAGTCGACAAATAGGGGATATCAAAGACGCCATGGTGTGTTGGGCCATCTTCGCCGACCAGACCGGCACGATCCATGCAAATGACGACCGGCAGTTTCTGTATGGCAAGGTCATGAATGACCTGATCATAGGCGCGCTGGAGGAAAGTCGAATAGATCGTCAGGTACGGCTTGACACCGTCGGCGGCCAACCCACCGGCAAATGTCGTGGCATGCCCTTCCGCTATACCGACATCAAAGAACCGTTCCGGATACTTCTCCGAATATTCCACCAGGCCGGTGCCGGAACACATGGCCGCGGTAATCGCGACTACTTGCTTGTCTTTTTCCGCAAGTTCGCACATTACCTTGCCAAAAACCTGTGTGTAGGCTGGAAGGTCGGCGGAGGATGCCGCCGCTTTACCGGTTACTTTGTCGAACTTGCCGATCCCATGATACTTAAACGCGTCATCTTCGGCCGGAAGGTACCCCTTCCCCTTTTTGGTGGCGATGTGAAGCATCACCGGACCATGGATATTGCGGAGATCCTCGAGCGTTTTGATTAGCAACGGGAGATCGTGGCCATCGATCGGGCCGAAATATTTGAAGCCGAGTTTTTCGAACAGCATTCCGGGGACGAGCAGACCCTTGATGGAGTTCTCGATCCCTTTGATGGTGTCACGGATCTTATCGCGGCGTTTGAATTTGCCGGTCAGTTCCCAAACCTCGGTGCGAAGGCGCTGGAATTTCTCATCGGCCATGATTCCGGTGAGATATTTGGAGATGGAGCCGACATTCTTGGAGATCGACCAGGTATTGTCGTTAAGAATGACGAGCAGATTTTTCTTCATCGAGCCGGCGTTGTTCATTCCTTCGAATGCCAGTCCGCCGGTCATGGCGCCATCGCCGATCACCGCGACAACTTTATGCTCTTTTCCCTGCAGGTCGCGAGCGAGGGCAAAACCGAGCGCCGCGGAAATTGAGGTCGAGGCATGCCCGGCGCCGAAATGATCGTACTCTGACTCGGTCCTTTTGGCGTAACCCGCCAAACCTTCATATTGGCGAATCGTTTTCAGTCGTTCGCCACGTCCGGTGAGTAATTTGTGCGCATAGGTCTGGTGACTGACATCCCAGACGAGTCGGTCCTGCTTGAAATCAAAGAGATAGTGAAGCGCAACCGTCAGCTCGATCGCCCCCAGATTGGAGGCGAGATGTCCGCCGGTCTCGGAAACGGCCGCAACGATCTCCTGACGTACCTCTGCTGCCAACTCAACCAGTTCTTCCTGGGTCAGCTTCTTCAGGTCTTCCGGAGAATGTATGTTCGGCAGATATTTCATAGTTGCGCCAACACAATCCTACTGCTCACGATGTCCAATGAATCTGGCAAGAAATGTCAACATATTGTCGTCATCGAACAGACTCAGGCTTTCGTCTATCAGACGGCCCGCGTCCCGTTTTGCCTGTTCCAACCCGACAGCCCCCGGGTAGGTCGCTTTCTGGTTCTTACAATCGGACCCGACTTGTTTGCCAAGTTTTTTCTGGTCACCCTCAATATCCAGAATATCATCGATGATCTGGAATGCCAGACCGACCTTTTCTCCATAGCTGGTCAGCCGCTTGAGCATCGCCGGTTCGGCATTGGCCAAAATGGCGCCGATCCTGACCGCCCCTCTGATAAGAGCGCCCGTCTTACGGGTATGAATATATACAACATCAGATTGGCTGACCGGTTTCCCTTCGGCCTCAACATCGGCCACCTGACCGCCGATCATTCCGCTTGTTCCGACTGCCTCGGCTAATTCCAGCACCACCTGCGGGTTGCCGGTCTCGGCCATCAATTGGAAAGCGACGACATGCAGGGCATCCCCCGCCAAAACCGCGATCGCCTCGCCAAACTGCTTGTGGCAGGTTGGAATGCCGCGGCGGAGGTCATCATCGTCCATGCACGGAAGGTCGTCATGGATCAGCGAATAGGTATGGACTATTTCCAGCCCGGCCATGGCGCGATAGACGTTTTCCAGATCAGTTACCCGCCCGCCGGTACAATATTCATACGCAGCGAGGCAAAGGATAGGACGGATCCGCTTGCCGCCCGCCATCAACGAATAACGCATTGCCGCATGGATCGACTGCGGGTGCTGGTCGGCAGGCGGCGTGAATCGGTCCAACAGACGGTCGACCAGAATCCGATTCTGCTCGAGATACTGCAGACCATTGAGGGAAGTGGTTTGAGCCACTATTTTTCTCCCTCGAAATCGGCTTCAACCATCTGGCCGTTCTGTTCGGTGATGATCTTGATCTTTTTCTCGGCTTCAGCCAGTTTCTGATCGCAGAATTTTACGATCTCCAGCCCTTCGGTGTAAAGATCGATCGCTTCTTCGAGTTTTGCCTCACCCGATTCGAGCGTGGCGGTCAGCTCCTGCAAGCGATTCATGGCGGATTCAAAATCCGCGTATTTTTTCTTGGTCGCCATATCGTTTCCCGTTATTCCGTAGTCGACTCAACCACGGAGATTATCTTCCCTTTGGCTAACACAGTTTCAAGTCGATCGCCGGGCGTTATTTCGTTGTGGGCTACCAGCACCGGACCAGCAGGCAGCTTGCGTGCCACCGAATATCCACGAGCCAGGACTTTCAACGGAGACAGCGCCTCAAGCTGGGAGATGAACAAAGATAGCCGGTTTTTGTGGGCGTCAAAATGGTATTTTCCGGCGTTATCCAGCGCCTTGCGCGTGTAATCAAGTGTCTGCTGGAGTTGCTGTATCCGATCGAGCGGACGTCGAAACGGCGGACGGTCCGTCAGATTCGTCAGGGTCGCACGAGCTTGCTCGACAAGATATTGCAGTTCGCCGGCCAAAGCGGTGATCGTCCCGCGCACTTGCTCCTGAAAATCCTTCTTTGACCAGACGGCGATCTCCGCCGCTGCCGAAGGAGTAGGCGCGCGATGGTCCGCTACCAGATCGGACAGAGTAACATCTATTTCATGGCCGACTGCGGAGATAACCGGGATACGTGAGCGAGCGATAGCGCGCACGGTTATTTCGGTATTGAAAGCCCATAGGTCTTCGAGGGATCCGCCGCCACGCCCAACTATCAACAGATCGATATCATCGCGACTGTTGAAATAGTCAATTCCCGCCGCAATCGTTTTCTCGGCGCCATCCCCCTGTACCGCGGCAGGGTATATGATCAGCTCGACTGAGCTGTTTCGTCGACGACTAATCTGGATGATATCGCGGATCGCCGCCCCGGTCGGCGAAGTAACAATGCCGATCCTGGTTGCATACTCGGGAATTGGTTTCTTGAGCGATGGATCAAACAGCCCTTCCTTTTGCAGTCGCTCATGCAACTGTCGAAAGGCCAGTTCAAGTGCGCCAACACCAACCGGGACGATCTGGCGGCAGTTGAGTTGATAATTCCCCTGCTTTTCGTAGACGGAGATCTCGCCGTAGATCCGGACATGCTGGCCATTCTGAATATCAAACTTCACGGCCGAGGCCGCTCCGCGCCAGAGCGTGACCCGGATCGAAGCATTTTCATCCTTGAGAATAAAGTAACGATGCCCGGAGGTGTGGTGTTTGTAATCCGATATCTCCCCTTCCACCCAGAGATCAACAAAGCTCTCTTCCAGGGCGGTTTTGATCATCCGCGTAATGGCGGTGACCGTATAGGCGCGAGGTTCCTTTTTGTCTGGCAGTGGAGTCATGGTTCGAGTATAGAATGAGGAGGTTCGGCTGGCAATTACTTTTGCGCCAAAAGCGATTAGCTCGCTTCGGCGGTCAATTTCTGTAATATCGCCTGTGCCAGTTTCGGCGTGATCCCCTTGATCTGAGTCAGGTCTTCGACAGAGAGCTTTCTGATCCGTTCGACCGAGCCGAATTCGGTCAACAGGAGTTGCCGTTTGGCCGGACCAACTCCGGGGATATCATCCAGGGCGGACTTGATAGTCCGTTGTGTTCGGACCTTGCGATTGTAGGTAATGGCAAAACGATGAGCTTCGTCGCGAATCCGCTTCAACAGATTGAGAGCCGGAGAGGATTTCGGGATCGTGATCGGCTCGGAGAGGTCAGGCAAATAGACCTCCTCCAGTCGCTTAGCGAGCGAGATGATCATCTGTTTGTCAAACCCTAACGACATTAGTTCTTCTTGCGCATTGGAGAGCTGTCCCTTGCCGCCATCCACAATCACCAGATCGGGTGGCTGCAAGTTCTCTTCGCGAATCCGGTGGAAATAGCGCCCGACCACCTCGCGCATCATCTTAAAATCATCCTGCCCTTTCACTCCCTTGATCTTGAAGTGGCGGTACTCCGACTTTTTCGGTTTACCATTGTCGAAATAGACCCCCGAACCAACGGCATCGGTCTCCCCCGTATTGGAGATATCAAAGCAGATCATGGTCCGCGGCGAACTGGACAACTTCAATTCGTCTTTCAGGGCCAGGACCATTTTACTCATTCGTTCGGAAAGCATCTTGCGCTGGATCAACTTTTCATCGAGCAACATCCGGGCGTTCTTGGCCGCCAAAGTCAACATCGGCATCTTGTCGCCGATCTTGGGGACAAGCAATTTGATACGCGATTCGCGGCTCTCTTTCAGCCAGCTTTGCAGCAGCTTCATGTCCGGAACCTCGGTCGGGATAACGATCTCTTCGGGAAGGTTTGGCTGGTGGTTGTAATACTGAGTGAGAAAGGTCTGCAACACCTCGTCGTCGCCATCGGCAACCTCGGATTCGACATAGAAATCCTGTCGGCCAATCAACACACCCTCGCGAATCTGCATCACCACCGCCACGGTCAGTCCCCCCTCACGGGCCAGGTTGACCACATCGCGGTCGACCAGTTCGCCGACATCAACCGACTGCCTGGTCATCATCGTTTTGATCTGCTCGATCTGGTCGCGGATCGCCATCGCTTCTTCAAAGCGGGTCTCGTCGGAGGCTGTGGCCATCCGCTCACTCAACTGACGGATCAGTTCTTTCGATTTGCCGGAGAGCATCATTATCAGCGAATCGACATTGCGGCGATAGACCTCGGGCGACACCAGCCCCTCGCATGGCCCTTCGCATCGCTTGATATGATAGTCGAGACAGACCTTGTACTTTTTATTGGTCGGATTGGGAATCACCAAATGACAACTCCGGATCTTAAACAGCCGAGCCAGAAACTGCAGAGTCTTGTAAATACTCTTGATGTTGGTGTAGGGTCCGAAATAGCGCGAGTTATCCTTTTGCAGCTTGCGGACCACAAAGATCCGCGGATAGAGTTCCTGAGTGGAAACTTTGATATACGGGAAGTGCTTGTCGTCTTTCAGAAAGATGTTATAGCGGGGCTTATACTCGTGCACCAGGTTGGCTTCGAGGATGAGCGACTCGATCTCATTGTGCGTGACCATCAATTCGAAATCGGCTACGTGCGCCACCAGGGCGGCAGTTTTGACATCACGATGGGAATCCTGGAAATAGGAGCGGACCCGGTTCTTGAGGTTTTTCGCCTTGCCGATGTAGATCACTTTCCCCTGGGCGTTCTTGAAAAGATAGACGCCGGGGGATTCGGGGAGATTGGCAAGTTTCAGTTCCACGATATCACATTCCTGTCAGTTGGTGCGGAGAGAGTTGATGGCGAAACACGGGACTGGATTACTGCAGGATCCGTCGGGCGCCGACAAACCGCTGGGCCCAGTACGTCTCATTGAGGGCGCTGATAATGACCCCCTGGGAACTGGAGGCGTGAATGAACTCGCCAAAACCGATATAAATTCCGACATGCGTGATCCGTCCTCGTTCGGTCTCAAAAAAGACCAGGTCGCCATACATCAGATTGCGCCGCGAGACCTCCAGCCCCTGGGTGTATTGCTCGGCGGCCGACCGCGGAAGCATGATCCGCGCATACTCGCGCATCACTTCCTGCGTGAAGAGCGAACAATCTATTCCTGGTTGATAACGCGAACTGCCGGCATATGGTTTCCCAAGATACTTCTGAACGATCGCGCCGAAATTGAGGTAGTCTTCGGTGCGGCGCCATTCGGCAGTCTCACTCTTCTGTTCCGGCGTGGTAGACCCATACTGCGCAAAACGCGGGTATGGTGAACAACCAACCAGGCAGATAAGTGCGATTCCGATGAGCAAGCGGCAGAAGGTCATCTCAGACTCGGGTAATTCAGGTTAAAGCGACGCTTATAGTATAGGTGGGTCAGCCAGATCATGACAATCATAAAAACAAAGTAGGCGGGATAGAAATAAGCGGCCAGTCCGCTGAGAATAAGGATCGGAATTTTCGTCGCAATCAAGACTGCCTTCATCGAGGGGGTGACCAGATACCAAATCGCCAGGCAAAGCGCATATCCGGAAAGAACGGCCAGGACCGAATAGCCGGATCGGTAGGCAAGATAAGTCGCTGTAGCGTACAGCAAAGTAGACAGCAAAGCGGCGAAGCGTGGCGACGAGGCTACGGCAATTGTTCTTTTGCCGGTGGCTGTGTCACCGGATATATCAGGGATAGTGGTCAGACAGTAGGTGGCGGAGACGACGAGACCGAAATAGAACGGGTTGTCCCAGCCAAGCAGTCCAGCATTGTGCAGATTGAGATCGGGCATAACGGCGATCGAAATCAAGAAACCTATAGAGAAGCCATTAGCGAACAGCCCCAAAAACGGACGGTCCTTGAGTCGAAACGGCGGCGCCGAATAAAGCCAGGAGAGCAGAAACGCGACAATGAAGATAGCGGCGGTGACAAACGAGATAAGATAGCCGATCGCAAGCCCCACTCCGGATATCAAAAAAAACGCACGCATCATCTTTTGCTCGCTGATAATGCCATTGGAGACATAGCCCAGCTTCTGGTTGATGGCGTCGGATTCTTTGTCGAATACCTGGTTAAGGTACATCGCTCCGGCAGTCATACAGGTAATACCAAGCAACACCAGAAGATCCTCCAGCGAGAATCTGTCGCCGGAGAGTTGGTGATGGTAGTGCAAGGCGACCAGGAAGATCGACCAACCGGGCAAATGCAACATTGGCCGGGCCGCGAAAATATAGTCGAGTCGACTCATTTCAGGAAGAGATGCGAATAATAGTAGAGCACCGGCGCGGCAAAGAGGAGTGAATCAAATCGGTCCAGTACGCCGCCATGCCCCGGGATGATCGCTGACGAATCTTTCAGCCCAAGCGACCGTTTCCACATCGACTCCACCAGATCACCCAGTTGGCCAAACAGCGAACAGAGTACGGGGATGATCAGGAAATGGTGAATAGGCAGATGCGGAAATTTCCAGTAATATACGATCAGACTAATGACTATCGCTCCAGCAAACCCGCCGATCAGTCCTTCGACCGTTTTATTGGGCGAGACCGCTGGGGCAAGCTTGTGTTTGCCGAGCCACTTCCCTATCCCCATGGCGGAGGTATCCCCCACCCAGAGAATGCCGAACAATAGCATCAGCATATCGCCATTAACTGATGGTTTGATCATGTCGGCGATCAGGTAGTCGTTGCCGATCAAATAGACGATCGGGTATAGCATACCGATATAGGCGACTCCCCAGACCAGTCGCGTGTGACGGCGGAAAAGCTCGGAGGGGGAATCTTTCCCCATAGCCAGGATCATACCGGTCACCAGCAGAAACGGTACCACTACCGCTCCCCCGGCGATCAGGTAGATGATCCAAGAGAAACGCACCATGATGAAGTTGGTCGGCTCATCAAACGGAACCGCCTTATACGCGACAAAAAAGCAGGAGGCAACCGCGAGATACGTGAACCAGAAGAAGAATCGCTTTGGGCTGATGCCCTCGCCATGCAAAAACTCAAAGGTAGCGACAGCGGCGAACAACGCAATCATGCCGAAAAGCCAGATCCCCCCCTGAAAACAGATCCAGAGAATGACCGGAATGGCAACCGCGGCAACCGCGATGCGGCTAAGCAGATTGCGGCTCATCCTCGGTCTCCTCGGATACTTTGCCGAACCGTCGGTCACGGCTCTGATACGCCAGCACCGCTTCGAATAATTCCTTCTTGCCGAAATCCGGCCATAGGGTATCGATGATATAGAGTTCGGTATAGCTCGTCTGCCAGATAAGGAAATTGGAGATGCGCATCTCCCCCGATGTTCTGATCAGCAGGTCGGGATCAGGAATATTGGCGGTATAGAGAAACTCTGAGAAAAGCTTTTCATCGATATCATTAACATCGAGCACTCCCGCTTTGACCGAAGTAGCTATCGACTTGACGGCATCGAGAATCTCGGTTCGTCCGCCATAGTTGAGGGCGAGATTG
Coding sequences within it:
- a CDS encoding phosphatidate cytidylyltransferase, translating into MSRNLLSRIAVAAVAIPVILWICFQGGIWLFGMIALFAAVATFEFLHGEGISPKRFFFWFTYLAVASCFFVAYKAVPFDEPTNFIMVRFSWIIYLIAGGAVVVPFLLVTGMILAMGKDSPSELFRRHTRLVWGVAYIGMLYPIVYLIGNDYLIADMIKPSVNGDMLMLLFGILWVGDTSAMGIGKWLGKHKLAPAVSPNKTVEGLIGGFAGAIVISLIVYYWKFPHLPIHHFLIIPVLCSLFGQLGDLVESMWKRSLGLKDSSAIIPGHGGVLDRFDSLLFAAPVLYYYSHLFLK
- the uvrC gene encoding excinuclease ABC subunit UvrC is translated as MELKLANLPESPGVYLFKNAQGKVIYIGKAKNLKNRVRSYFQDSHRDVKTAALVAHVADFELMVTHNEIESLILEANLVHEYKPRYNIFLKDDKHFPYIKVSTQELYPRIFVVRKLQKDNSRYFGPYTNIKSIYKTLQFLARLFKIRSCHLVIPNPTNKKYKVCLDYHIKRCEGPCEGLVSPEVYRRNVDSLIMMLSGKSKELIRQLSERMATASDETRFEEAMAIRDQIEQIKTMMTRQSVDVGELVDRDVVNLAREGGLTVAVVMQIREGVLIGRQDFYVESEVADGDDEVLQTFLTQYYNHQPNLPEEIVIPTEVPDMKLLQSWLKESRESRIKLLVPKIGDKMPMLTLAAKNARMLLDEKLIQRKMLSERMSKMVLALKDELKLSSSPRTMICFDISNTGETDAVGSGVYFDNGKPKKSEYRHFKIKGVKGQDDFKMMREVVGRYFHRIREENLQPPDLVIVDGGKGQLSNAQEELMSLGFDKQMIISLAKRLEEVYLPDLSEPITIPKSSPALNLLKRIRDEAHRFAITYNRKVRTQRTIKSALDDIPGVGPAKRQLLLTEFGSVERIRKLSVEDLTQIKGITPKLAQAILQKLTAEAS
- the xseA gene encoding exodeoxyribonuclease VII large subunit, which produces MTPLPDKKEPRAYTVTAITRMIKTALEESFVDLWVEGEISDYKHHTSGHRYFILKDENASIRVTLWRGAASAVKFDIQNGQHVRIYGEISVYEKQGNYQLNCRQIVPVGVGALELAFRQLHERLQKEGLFDPSLKKPIPEYATRIGIVTSPTGAAIRDIIQISRRRNSSVELIIYPAAVQGDGAEKTIAAGIDYFNSRDDIDLLIVGRGGGSLEDLWAFNTEITVRAIARSRIPVISAVGHEIDVTLSDLVADHRAPTPSAAAEIAVWSKKDFQEQVRGTITALAGELQYLVEQARATLTNLTDRPPFRRPLDRIQQLQQTLDYTRKALDNAGKYHFDAHKNRLSLFISQLEALSPLKVLARGYSVARKLPAGPVLVAHNEITPGDRLETVLAKGKIISVVESTTE
- a CDS encoding UbiA family prenyltransferase; amino-acid sequence: MSRLDYIFAARPMLHLPGWSIFLVALHYHHQLSGDRFSLEDLLVLLGITCMTAGAMYLNQVFDKESDAINQKLGYVSNGIISEQKMMRAFFLISGVGLAIGYLISFVTAAIFIVAFLLSWLYSAPPFRLKDRPFLGLFANGFSIGFLISIAVMPDLNLHNAGLLGWDNPFYFGLVVSATYCLTTIPDISGDTATGKRTIAVASSPRFAALLSTLLYATATYLAYRSGYSVLAVLSGYALCLAIWYLVTPSMKAVLIATKIPILILSGLAAYFYPAYFVFMIVMIWLTHLYYKRRFNLNYPSLR
- a CDS encoding C40 family peptidase; the protein is MLIGIALICLVGCSPYPRFAQYGSTTPEQKSETAEWRRTEDYLNFGAIVQKYLGKPYAGSSRYQPGIDCSLFTQEVMREYARIMLPRSAAEQYTQGLEVSRRNLMYGDLVFFETERGRITHVGIYIGFGEFIHASSSQGVIISALNETYWAQRFVGARRILQ